The genomic region GTCCTTGCGGAGCATAATGTATCCAAAGACGCCCCCCTCCGAAAAGACCATCTGGAAAAATAAGGCCGCCAAAAGAACGATGAAGCCATATTTCCGAATGGCGTCTTCAAACATATATTAATCTTAACGGTAAGGAATCAAAAAGTCAAATATTCCGGCAGGGGAGAAGGCCCGAAAAATATGCCTTTTCGCCGGTTTCGGCGCCTACCCGGCGAGGCGTAACCATAGCCTGATTGGAGATGCTGCAAAGAAGGGCTCAAAAGCCCGTAGCCAGCTCCTTGAGGAGCTTCATTGCGCGGTCTGTTTCTGCCGTCCCGAGGCTCCCGAGACCGCAGCTCGTGGTAAAAAGCCATTCTTTCTTCTCCGCATCTATTCCGATCTTTTCCATCTGGGATTTAAAGGCGCCCCAAAGGTCCCTTACATCCTCCATGGAGACCTCAAGGACTTTCTCGGAAGAAGGGATTATTCCCGGGCTTATCAATCCGCCCCGGCCCAGGAAATTGAGCAGGTCTTCCCTGAAATAGAAGATCGTGTCGAGAAAGCTGAAGGCATCATAATTTACGATATCGATGCCCGTCCTGAAAAGCACCGACCAGTCCGTATTGCCGCAGCAGTGGACGCCCCTTTTCGCATCGAGCCCTCCCGTCACCTCATCGAAGAGGGTGATCGCTTCTTCCTTGGAAATGGAGACATAGGCCGAGCCGAAGGAGACCATGTAGGGCTCGTCAAAAAAGATGATCAGGTCTTTTCCCGGGGCCTCTTTCCGCAATTTATCGATCATCCATTTGGCCTTCATGTGAAGGCCTTTCTTTATGATGTCGAAATAGGCGAAGTTGTAGATCACCGGCTTGCCTTCCTCGTCGGGAAGACCGAGTCCCATGCTGAAGGGGCCCGTGAGCTGGCCCTTGATGTATTTCGCACCGGACTTTACCTCTCCCAGCCTTTCAAGAAAACGGTAAAAGGCGGGGGCCGACGCCGGTGAAAGAGCAAAGGCTTCGTACTTGTCCGCGTAGTAGTTCTCGTAAAATTCCTCGATCCCTTCGGTCTTCTTCGTGTCCATATAGACGCTGCCTTTCGACTCGTCCACGGCGATGCACGGAATGCCGTCGAGAAAGGTGGTGTACATGTTTTCGAGCAAGGACCTTCTGGGCAGTTGGGGCCAGAAAGGTATCTCTTTGCAGGTGGAGAATATGAGATCCAGGGCCTCGTCGATATCCGTGAAGGGAAGGCTTCCTATGCCGGTAATCATGATATGCACCTCGAGATCCAGGGAAAACAATCCCTGAAATGTAGAATTTCAGGCAATTATAAACAGAGTAAACGGTGGATGTAAAGGATTATCAGTCCGGATCGGTGCAGGGCGAGGTGCGGCGTGGATAAGAAAAACCACGAACAGATAAAGGCTCTTAATCCTTTCCTTTATGGATGGAGAATAAAGGCGGGAGGATGAGCTGATTATGACAGAGAGGGCATTTACCCGGCTTGGAGAGCCTCTCCCTCTTCTGGAAGACGAAGCCGCATTTTTCACACCTGGCGGGCTCCACGTGGAGGTGCTGCCCCGTCTTATGGAGGGTCTTCCTCACGTGCTCCAGGTGATCGTATACATCTCTCTCGGGGATCCTTACTGTTGCCGAGATCTCCTTGGAAGACATGGTCTGCTCTTCGAGGAGGCTGCACAGGTACTTACGGATCGTATCGTAACGCTCGACGGGTACCTGGGGCTCCCTTGCCTTCACTTTCTTCATGTCCCATTATAACTCATCGGCGCTTTCCATGCCCGGCTTTTTTCACTTCAACCGGTAAGGGGCCTGCTCCGTCTATTCGTCTTCTGCGGCTGATTTACATATATAATTTGAAGTGCCAGATTAATCGCAAGGACGGTTTCCGCGCGACATTCCCACAAAAAAGAGGAGATGGTTATCAGCCCTTGGAGGAAATGGGGATAGGCAACAAAAATAAGGCCATGCCTTCAGGGCATGAGCAGGGTTTTCGAGCCCTCGTTCACCTTCACCCTTCCGCAAAAATCAAATTGTTGCATTTGCCGAAAACTTGTGACATAATATAGTGTGAAGTCTCGTGAGTCAGCAGCAACAGTATTAAATATTGCCCCATTTGTCCTTCTTCTGTCTTCGCAGCAATACTCCGTACGCTTCAAAATATTAAAAAAGAGGTATGTATAATGGCTCAAGGAACAGTAAAATGGTTTAACGATGCAAAAGGTTTCGGTTTCATCACTCAGGACAACGGCACCGACGTGTTTGTCCATTACTCGGCAATTAAGGACAGCGGTTTCAAATCTCTCGCAGAAGGCGATAAGGTGAGTTTTGATGTCGTGGACGGTCCGAAAGGACCCGCGGCCGCAAACGTGGTGAAAGCGTAACTTCGAGCGGACCCGGAACGTTCCGGGTCCGCTTTTTGACGCCCCTTTACCCTCACAACGTGGATGCCATGGGCGTTCGCGGTGTTATTTTTGCGTCTTAAATTCCTCATTCTCACACTGTATACGGGTTGATCTGTCCGCCCCGTAGGCGCCTGCTTCTGTTATCTCCTCCGATATCTCCGAAATTGAACGGTTTTCTTGGTAAAAGGATCGGGCGCAGGTTACCTGACAGATAACTAAATTTATTAGAAAACTATTGACATTCCAATTTAGCTGGGGTACTGTATGTCCATATACGGTCGTCTGGGGTACAGTGTTCTTACGCACTCTGCCATCCTTGCGAAAGTCCCTATCCCAGGACCGCTAAATCACGCAATCCAGGATTGAGGTGAGCCCGCACCTCAATATAACCCCCCTAATGGGCAGGATCGAAATCGGTCCTGCCCATTCATCTTTTTTTCCTTTCCCTTCGCTCCTGCAGTGCATATATTTAATCATACACCTGCCATATACGAGCAATAAAAGGAGGTTCTATGGGAATAGCATGGGAAACCGATATGAAAGGGGCGCTCGAAAAGGCCCGGATTGAAAAGAGACCTGTATTTCTTGAGTTCTTCAATCCCGAATGAATAGGCTGTCAGCAGATGGATGCGGTTACGTATCCGAATGAAGAGGTGTCGGAGTTTATCAGCAGAAATTTTGTGCCATTGAAGCTCCGTTTTGATGCACAGCCCTTTGCGGCGGATTTCAACGTGAAGTGGACACCCACGATGATAGTCATTGACCAGGAAGGCAGGGAGCACATGCGGAGTGTGGGATTTCTTCCCCCTGACGAGTTGATCCCTTCCCTCCTTCTCGGTATGGCGAAGGTCTTCTTCGACTCCGATCGCTTTCCCGAGGCCCTTCCTATTCTCGAGAAGGTGCTCTTCTCCTTCCCAAAGAGCGGCGCTGCGCCCGAAGCGGCCTATCTCCAGGGGGTTGCAGGCTTTAAAGGGAGCCACGATCCGCAATTTCTGAAAAGAGCATATGAAAAGCTGCTGTCTGACTATCCTGGAAGCGAATGGGTAAACAGGGCCTCTCCCTACCGGCTGCTTTAGAGGAATGCCCCTGCCCTTCGGATAGCTTCTATCCCCGGGCATGGCGATTTCCCTGCAAATCTGGTATAATTTTTGTCATGAAAGGTACCAGATTTCTGTTCCCGGAATTGCTGTTTTTGATTCTATTCATTCTCTTCGGAGGAAATATGGCTGACGGGCAAACTCAAAACCAGGCTCAGGAGAAAATACCGATCGGCCTGGCCGAAGATGTAATCCTGCTGCCTTGGGGAACCAGGGTTCCTGCACGTATCGATACGGGTGCGGCCACAACCTCCCTTGATGCCCGTGAGCTTACGGTGACCGACGGTATCGCCGATTTCAAATTGCCCGGAAAACATGGAGGCATGCAGATTAGTCTCCCCCTGGTCGGGGTGGAAAGCGTCAGGTCAGCCTCGGGCCAGCAGCGCAGGCCTGTGGTTGAGATGGATATCTGCGTGGGACCCAAAGTGGTCCGTGCCCGGGTCAACCTCATAGACCGCTCGGGAATGAAATATCCCATGATCATCGGGCGAAACATTCTGGAAAGGGGTTATGTGGTCGACTGCGTCTGCGTCAATATCCTGAAGCCCAGTTGTGCCGGGGTCGCCGCCCAGTGAAAAGACACCCCGCGGTTCTGGTGGCGGCCCTTCTTGTAGTCATTGCCGCGGTGCTCATTGTCTATAGGGTAGTCCACCTCGGCTATCCTCTTGTCCCTGCAGCCTCGATCAAAGTATGGCAGCTTTCCATAGAAGCAATCCTCAAAGGGAACGAAAAGGGTGTCTCCCTAAAGATGGGCCTTCCCGCCAGCCGGGGGACCATTGCCGTGACGGAGGAGCGCATTGTTTCCGGAAACCTCACTTTCAATCTCCTTCGCGAGGGCCAGGACCAGATAGGAATATGGTCGGGAAATACGGGTTCCACAGGAACTCTCGTCAATTACAGGGCGTCGATTCTCGTAAGACCTCTGAGAACTTTCAGGGTAAGGAGCATGGACCCCGGAGAATATCCTCCCTCTTTCTCCGAAAGTGACCGCGAACTCGCCATCCGCCTGGCAGCCCTCTGGTCCCGCCTCCCAACGGAGGATCGGCTCAGGGCAATATGCGAGTCCGCCTCAGGTACCTGGCGCGGCTCCCAGCCCGATCCCAAGGATCTTTCGGCATGGGCATTTCTGGTCTCCCGCCATGGCGCCACAAGGGCTTTACTCGGGTTATTCAGGGCTTCGGATTTGGCCGCGCGGCTTCAAAACGGCCTTCTCCTCACGGAAGGCGTCTTCCGGACGCCTATCAACTGG from Syntrophorhabdaceae bacterium harbors:
- a CDS encoding cold-shock protein, whose product is MAQGTVKWFNDAKGFGFITQDNGTDVFVHYSAIKDSGFKSLAEGDKVSFDVVDGPKGPAAANVVKA
- a CDS encoding RimK/LysX family protein — translated: MADGQTQNQAQEKIPIGLAEDVILLPWGTRVPARIDTGAATTSLDARELTVTDGIADFKLPGKHGGMQISLPLVGVESVRSASGQQRRPVVEMDICVGPKVVRARVNLIDRSGMKYPMIIGRNILERGYVVDCVCVNILKPSCAGVAAQ